From the genome of Streptomyces spinoverrucosus:
GTGGAGGTAGACGGTGTCGACGCGGTCGAGGCCGAGGCGTTCCAGGGACGCGTCCAGGGTGCGGCGGATGCCGTCGGCGGTGAAGTCCCAGACGCGGCGGTGGGTGGCGGGGACCGCGAAGCCGTGAGCCAGGTCGTCGCCGGTGCCGTCGGCGGGTTCCAGACGGCGGCCGACCTTGGTGGAGATCGTGTACGCCGAGCGGGGGTGCTCGCGCAGTGCGGCGCCGAGGCGGCGTTCGGACAGGCCGAGGCCGTAGTGCGGGGCGGTGTCGAAGTGGCGGATGCCCTGACGCCAGGCGGCGGTCACGGCGTCGTACGCCTGCTCGTCGGTGAGCTCGGTGTGGAGGTTGCCGATTCCGGCGGCGCCGAAGGCGAGCTCGGCGCCGCTCATCGCTGGGCCGCCGGACGCAGGCGCAGCCCCTGCATGCCGCCGTCGACCGCCAGTGCCGTACCGGTCGTCGCGCCGGACAGTGGGCCTGCCAGGTAGGCGATGGCGCCCGCGACTTCGGCCGCCGTGACGAGGCGGCCGGCGGGCTGGCGGGCCTCCAGCGCCGCGCGCTCGGCGGCCGGGTCGTCGGCGGCGTCGAGCAGGCGGCCGATCCACGGGGTGTCCACGGTGCCGGGGTTGACGCAGTTGACGCGGATGCCCTCGCGGACGTGGTCGGCGGCCATGGCGAGGGTGAGGGAGTACACGGCGCCCTTGGTCGCGCTGTACAGGGCGCGTTGCGGCAGGCCCGCGGTGGCGGCGATGGAGCAGGTGTTCACGATCGCCGCGTGGGCGGACTCGCGCAGGTGCGGCAGGCAGGCGCGGGTCGTGCGGACCATGCCGACGACGTTGACGTCCAGGACCCGGTGCCATGCGGCGTCGTCGTTGTCCTCGACGGTGCCCTGGGCGCCGATGCCGGCGTTGTTGACCAGGACGTCGAGCCCACCGAGGTCGGCGACCGCGTCCGTCACCGCCTGTCGTACGGAGGCGTCGTCGGTGACGTCGGCCCGGTGGGCGAGGAGGGGCTTGTCGA
Proteins encoded in this window:
- a CDS encoding SDR family NAD(P)-dependent oxidoreductase; amino-acid sequence: MTDFEGIRALVTGGASGIGRATAELLAERGARVAVLDLDPSTVDKPLLAHRADVTDDASVRQAVTDAVADLGGLDVLVNNAGIGAQGTVEDNDDAAWHRVLDVNVVGMVRTTRACLPHLRESAHAAIVNTCSIAATAGLPQRALYSATKGAVYSLTLAMAADHVREGIRVNCVNPGTVDTPWIGRLLDAADDPAAERAALEARQPAGRLVTAAEVAGAIAYLAGPLSGATTGTALAVDGGMQGLRLRPAAQR